CTGCAACGACACGCTCACTGCCGTGCCCAGGCTGTCCATCAGGCCGCCGATGGTCGAACCTTCCTTGGCCATCGTGATGAACAACTCGCCGGGCAAGCCGTCCTCATACAGGCCCACCGTCAGGTAGCCCTCGTGGCCGGCGATGTTGAACTTGTGCGTGATCGATCCACGCGTGTCGGGCAACCGGCGCCGCATGGGCCGGTGCACGATCCGCTCCACGGTCTTCACCGTTGCCGCCTCGTCGGCCTTGCTGGCCTGCTCGACCGCCGTCACCGTGAGTTCCTCGACTTCTTCCAGCGCCTCGGCCTCGCCTTGCTCATCAACGTCAAGCTCGTCCTCGAGATCAACGGCCACGACCACGGGCGCCTCGGCCTTCTTCTCGTCGACTTCTTCGTCCTTCGCGTCGCTCTTGGTGCTCAGCGGCTGACTGAGCTTGCACCCGTCGCGATAGAGCGCGTTGGCCTTCAGCCCCAGCTCCCAGCTCAGGCGGTAGCAGTCCTTGATGTCTTCCACGCCTGCGTCATTGGGCAGGTTGATGGTCTTGCTGATCGCACCGCTGATGAACGGCTGGGCCGCCGCCATCATGCGGATGTGCCCCTGCGGCTCGATGTACCGCGTGCTCAAGGGGCCGCACGTGTTGGCGCAATCGAACACCGGCAGGTGCTCGTCCTTCAGATGCGGCGCGCCCTCGAGCGTTTGCGTGCCGCACACCAGCAGGTTCAGGGCGCCGACCTGCTCGCGCGACAGCCCCAGCTCTCGCAGCAGGTTGAACGACGGATTGGCCTTGGCTGCCTGGGCGTCCACGCCCGCTCGCTCGAGCGTCTCGTCGCCCAGCGCCCATGCGCTGAACGCGAAGCCAAGCTCGAACACGCCCGGCAGCGCGTCGGTGATGGTCTTGAGGTCCTGCTCGGTCAGCCCCTTGCTGCGCAGCCACTGCGCCAGCGTCTGGCCAATCTGCGCCCCCGGCACGCCTTCGGGCAACTCGACCTCAAGGTGCAGCGCGCCAAGCAGGTACCGCAGCATGTCCTGCCGCTGGCCCTCGTCGTAGCCCATGGCCTCCAGCGCGGGCTTCACGCTCGCGTTGGCGATCTTGAAGTACCCGCCGCCCGCCAGCTTCTTGAACTTCACGAGCGCGAAGTCCGGCTCCACGCCCGTCGTATCGCAGTCCATCAGCAGGCCAATGGTGCCCGTCGGGGCGATCACCGTGGTCTGAGCGTTGCGATAGCCGTGCTTCTCGCCGAGCTGGATCGCCTGGTCCCACGCCATCTTCGCGCGATCCAGCAGCTCGGGCGTGTTCGCGACGGGAATCTCGCCGCCGCGGCAGCGCGCCTGATCGATCGGCACCGGACGCGTCCTGGCGTTCAGCCCCTCCCACTCGGCCGCCTCGCGCTTCACGCCGTGGGCGGCGCGGCGGTGATTGCGCATCACCCGCAGCATGTGCTCTTCGTCGGCCTTATACCCGGCGAACGGCCCGTGCTCCTTGGCCATCTTGGCAGACATGCGGTACGACCCGCCGGTCAGGATCGCCGTCAGGCAGCCGCAGATCGCACGCCCGTCCTCGCTGTCATACGGAATGCCCGCCTGCATGAGCATGGCACCCAGGTTGGCGTAGCCAAGCCCCAGCGTGCGGTACTTCCAGCTCAGCTCGGCCACTTCCTTGCTGGGATAGGCCGCCATCAACACGCTGATCTCGAGCACCATGGTCCACAAATCGATCGCGTGCTCGTACGCACGCACGTCGAAGTGACGCGTCGGAGCGTCATAGAACTTCATCAGATTCAGCGACGCCAGGTTGCACGCCGTGTTGTCCAGGAACATGTACTCGCTGCACGGGTTGCTGGCATTAATACGGCCGCCCTCGGGGCACGTGTGCCACGCGTTGATCGTGCTGTCGAACTGCACGCCCGGGTCGGCGCACCGCCACGCGGCGTACGCGATGTCGTCCCACAGCTTCCGCGCATCCAGCGTGCGCGCCACGCCCTCGGCCGTCCGCCAGCGCGTCTCCCACGCGCCGCCCGCATCGACGGCCTCGAAGAACTTATCGGGCACGCGCACCGAGTTGTTGCTGTTCTGCCCGCTGACGCTGGCGTAGGCCTCGCCGTTGAAGTCAAAATCCAGCTTCAGCCCCAGCCGCCTGGCCGTCTCGCCCACCGTCTCGGGGTCGTGGAT
This portion of the Phycisphaerales bacterium genome encodes:
- a CDS encoding adenosylcobalamin-dependent ribonucleoside-diphosphate reductase; the encoded protein is MKITRKFTTAGQDPFDTVKWTTRSSKISNPDGSIVFEMNDAEVPATWSQLATDIAVSKYFRKAGVPQMEKAGSIIAGGWQAAAKRAKDGLPSGVQKDADGKVVFGPERSVRQLAHRLAGCWRHWGEQHKYFDSSEDAQAFYDELVYMLIHQMAAPNSPQWFNTGLNWAYGIDGPAQGHWVPDPKSGEVSLAGGAYEHPQPHACFIQSVSDDLVNDGGIMDLWVREARLFKYGSGTGTNFSRLRGEGEPLSGGGKSSGLMSWLKIGDRAASAIKSGGTTRRAAKMVCLDMDHPDIESFVNWKVREEIKVAAMVEGLTKIAGERASIHDPETVGETARRLGLKLDFDFNGEAYASVSGQNSNNSVRVPDKFFEAVDAGGAWETRWRTAEGVARTLDARKLWDDIAYAAWRCADPGVQFDSTINAWHTCPEGGRINASNPCSEYMFLDNTACNLASLNLMKFYDAPTRHFDVRAYEHAIDLWTMVLEISVLMAAYPSKEVAELSWKYRTLGLGYANLGAMLMQAGIPYDSEDGRAICGCLTAILTGGSYRMSAKMAKEHGPFAGYKADEEHMLRVMRNHRRAAHGVKREAAEWEGLNARTRPVPIDQARCRGGEIPVANTPELLDRAKMAWDQAIQLGEKHGYRNAQTTVIAPTGTIGLLMDCDTTGVEPDFALVKFKKLAGGGYFKIANASVKPALEAMGYDEGQRQDMLRYLLGALHLEVELPEGVPGAQIGQTLAQWLRSKGLTEQDLKTITDALPGVFELGFAFSAWALGDETLERAGVDAQAAKANPSFNLLRELGLSREQVGALNLLVCGTQTLEGAPHLKDEHLPVFDCANTCGPLSTRYIEPQGHIRMMAAAQPFISGAISKTINLPNDAGVEDIKDCYRLSWELGLKANALYRDGCKLSQPLSTKSDAKDEEVDEKKAEAPVVVAVDLEDELDVDEQGEAEALEEVEELTVTAVEQASKADEAATVKTVERIVHRPMRRRLPDTRGSITHKFNIAGHEGYLTVGLYEDGLPGELFITMAKEGSTIGGLMDSLGTAVSVSLQYGVPLESLVRKFTHQRFEPAGMTTNRDIPLAKSLVDYIFRWLGIQFIPGYREANTPKRTGSGEASKTDTNSGTGDRIRSLAGPTEGSGGRVETAARATREANTGPGEDATGSVRARTSAEVVVPSRQKPVESGTQAQAKTGEAAQLSSMLESMADAPACDVCGTITVRNGTCYKCLNCGNSMGCS